In Nocardia asteroides, the following proteins share a genomic window:
- a CDS encoding Vgb family protein, protein MADIVQVIDVPGAPYGVTTGPDGALWFTLVAQGAIGRYGDGVVRTFPADPAGQPTVLVTGPDGALWFTEFRGGRLGRITTDGVIDGIAADGPYGLCAGPGDTLWFTEIQAGRVGRRTPDGRIEHAAVDGMPSMITPGSDGAVWFTLNQGNAVGRVDDDLAVTVYPLPTPAAAPVGITAGPDGALWFVEIGAGAVGRITIDGTVTEFALPDPAARPHAIVTGPDGALWFTEWAGNRLGRITTDGTVSHLALPGEEPHGLTVDPAGHLWVAMESGALVEVSP, encoded by the coding sequence TTGGCTGACATCGTGCAGGTGATCGACGTACCGGGCGCCCCCTACGGCGTGACCACCGGGCCCGACGGCGCGCTGTGGTTCACCCTGGTCGCCCAGGGCGCCATCGGCCGCTACGGCGACGGCGTCGTGCGGACCTTCCCGGCGGACCCCGCCGGGCAGCCGACCGTCCTGGTCACCGGGCCCGACGGCGCCCTGTGGTTCACCGAGTTCCGCGGCGGCAGGCTCGGCCGGATCACGACCGACGGGGTGATCGACGGTATCGCCGCCGACGGACCGTACGGGCTGTGCGCGGGGCCCGGTGACACGCTGTGGTTCACCGAGATCCAGGCGGGCCGGGTCGGGCGGCGAACCCCCGACGGCCGGATCGAGCACGCGGCTGTCGACGGGATGCCGTCGATGATCACGCCGGGTTCCGACGGCGCCGTGTGGTTCACCCTGAACCAGGGCAATGCCGTCGGCCGGGTCGACGACGACCTCGCGGTGACGGTGTACCCGCTCCCGACCCCGGCCGCCGCACCGGTCGGCATCACCGCCGGGCCCGACGGCGCGCTCTGGTTCGTCGAGATCGGCGCCGGTGCCGTCGGCCGCATCACCATCGACGGCACCGTCACCGAATTCGCGCTCCCGGACCCGGCCGCCCGGCCGCACGCCATCGTCACCGGGCCCGACGGCGCGCTGTGGTTCACCGAGTGGGCGGGCAACCGCCTCGGCCGGATCACCACCGACGGCACCGTCAGCCACCTCGCGCTGCCCGGCGAAGAACCGCACGGATTGACCGTCGACCCGGCCGGGCACCTCTGGGTGGCGATGGAATCCGGTGCGCTGGTGGAGGTCTCGCCCTGA
- a CDS encoding acyl-CoA dehydrogenase family protein, whose product MAWDFETDPEYQRKLDWVAEFVRTEVEPLDLLYPNPYDRTDPEIRALMRPLQRQVREQGLWACHLGPELGGPGYGQLKLALLNEVLGTSMWAPLVFGCQAPDSGNAEILAHFGTAEQKEKYLRPLLDGEIGSCYVMTEPTGGSDPTAFKTTAVRDGDEWVINGEKWFNSAAEFATFHIVMVVTDPAADPHLRLSMFIVPADAPGLEIVRNFTVPGFSEHEGHLRFSDVRVPADHLLGAEGAGFLVAQTRLGGGRVHHAMRTVALVRKAFDMMCERAVSRPARKGVLGGFQMTQERIADSWIQMEQFRLLVLRTAWRIDRAQDYRAVRKDIAAIKIAMPTVMNDIARRALHLHGALGVSTDLPFLDMTTYAEVMAIADGPTEVHKITLAKEVLKQYAPADPVYPSGYRPALREEARDLVARRLEREVGNL is encoded by the coding sequence ATGGCTTGGGATTTCGAGACCGATCCGGAGTACCAGCGCAAGCTCGACTGGGTCGCGGAGTTCGTCCGCACCGAGGTCGAGCCCCTGGATCTGCTCTACCCCAATCCCTACGACCGCACCGATCCCGAGATCCGTGCCCTGATGCGGCCGTTGCAGCGGCAGGTGCGCGAGCAGGGCCTGTGGGCCTGCCATCTGGGCCCCGAGCTCGGCGGGCCCGGCTACGGCCAGCTCAAGCTCGCGTTGCTCAACGAGGTGCTGGGCACGTCGATGTGGGCGCCGCTCGTCTTCGGTTGTCAGGCACCGGATTCCGGCAACGCCGAGATCCTGGCGCACTTCGGCACGGCCGAGCAGAAGGAGAAGTACCTACGGCCGCTGCTCGACGGCGAGATCGGCTCCTGCTACGTGATGACCGAGCCCACCGGCGGCTCCGACCCGACCGCGTTCAAGACCACCGCGGTGCGGGACGGGGACGAGTGGGTCATCAACGGCGAGAAGTGGTTCAATTCCGCCGCCGAGTTCGCCACCTTCCACATCGTGATGGTGGTGACCGATCCGGCCGCCGATCCGCATCTGCGGCTGTCGATGTTCATCGTCCCCGCCGACGCTCCCGGGCTGGAGATCGTGCGCAATTTCACCGTGCCGGGATTCAGCGAGCACGAAGGACATCTGCGGTTCAGCGATGTCCGGGTCCCCGCCGATCACCTGCTCGGCGCCGAGGGCGCCGGATTCCTGGTCGCCCAGACCCGGCTCGGCGGCGGCCGGGTGCACCACGCGATGCGCACGGTCGCGCTGGTGCGCAAGGCGTTCGACATGATGTGCGAACGCGCGGTGTCGCGCCCGGCCCGCAAGGGCGTGCTCGGTGGTTTCCAGATGACCCAGGAGCGGATCGCCGACAGCTGGATCCAGATGGAGCAGTTCCGGCTGCTGGTACTGCGCACCGCTTGGCGCATCGATCGGGCCCAGGACTACCGGGCGGTGCGCAAGGACATCGCCGCGATCAAGATCGCCATGCCCACGGTGATGAACGACATCGCCCGGCGGGCCCTGCATCTGCACGGCGCGCTCGGGGTCAGCACCGATCTGCCGTTCCTGGACATGACCACCTACGCCGAGGTGATGGCGATCGCCGACGGGCCCACCGAGGTGCACAAGATCACCCTCGCCAAGGAGGTGCTCAAGCAATACGCCCCTGCGGATCCCGTGTACCCCAGCGGTTACCGACCCGCGCTGCGCGAAGAGGCCCGCGATCTGGTCGCCCGCCGGCTCGAGCGCGAGGTCGGCAACCTCTGA
- a CDS encoding TetR/AcrR family transcriptional regulator: MSVAHPEEPVAPVRRRGRPPATDRGAADTAARIRAAALELFAERGFHATGVAEIGARADVQRGALYYHIGSKEELLWEILGEYTRLLLADAERIVGAGADPVATLRLLVRSHVELIVTHRRAVAVHLRDADALTGARAAELQQLRDRLQQLWQEVIDAGYAAGRLRTADHIVTNGLLGMLNSLGFWYRERGAHSPAEIADILTDTVLSGLAVTDDNTKG; encoded by the coding sequence ATGAGCGTCGCGCACCCCGAGGAGCCCGTCGCCCCGGTCCGGCGCCGCGGCCGCCCGCCCGCCACCGATCGTGGCGCGGCCGACACCGCCGCGCGCATCCGCGCCGCGGCCCTCGAGCTGTTCGCCGAGCGCGGCTTCCACGCGACCGGCGTCGCCGAGATCGGCGCGCGGGCCGACGTGCAGCGCGGCGCGCTGTACTACCACATCGGCTCCAAGGAAGAACTGCTCTGGGAGATCCTGGGCGAGTACACCCGGCTGCTGCTCGCCGACGCCGAACGCATTGTCGGCGCGGGCGCGGATCCGGTCGCCACGCTGCGTCTGCTCGTGCGCAGTCACGTCGAGCTGATCGTGACGCACCGGCGCGCGGTCGCGGTGCACCTGCGCGACGCCGACGCTCTCACCGGCGCCCGCGCGGCCGAACTCCAGCAGCTGCGCGATCGGCTGCAGCAGCTCTGGCAGGAGGTGATCGACGCCGGGTACGCGGCGGGCCGGTTGCGCACGGCCGACCACATCGTCACCAACGGGCTGCTCGGCATGCTCAACTCGCTCGGGTTCTGGTACCGCGAACGCGGAGCGCACTCCCCCGCCGAGATCGCCGACATCCTCACCGACACCGTCCTGTCCGGACTCGCCGTCACCGACGACAACACGAAAGGCTGA